One Comamonas endophytica DNA window includes the following coding sequences:
- a CDS encoding YifB family Mg chelatase-like AAA ATPase: MSLALVQSRALLGLHAPQVTVEVHLANGLPCFTLVGLADVEVKEARERVRSALINAGLEFPGNKRITVNLAPADLPKDSGRFDLPIAIGILAASGQIDAQRLAGWEFAGELSLSGELRPVRGALATSLALHQQREQVLQVLPPGSAEEAAWVPEAQVFCARHLLDVVQAFVPRHADDEDAASAGWQRMPCQPRETHAGNAEMAEVKGQAQAKRALEIAAAGAHSLLLIGPPGAGKSMLAQRFADLLPPMSVDEALQTAALASLSGRFDARRWAQRPTASPHHTASAVALVGGGSPPRPGEISLAHHGVLFLDEFPEFSRAALEALREPLETGRISIARAAQRAEFPARFQLVAAMNPCPCGFWGSALRRCRCTPDQVARYQGKLSGPLLDRIDLHVEVPALPAAQLLAAAPAETTAQIRARVAKAHAAALRRQGAPNQQLQGRAIDQHLRLASAASDFVQAAAARLGWSGRSLHRVLKVARTIADLADSAGIETPHVAEAVQYRRALLQAQ; this comes from the coding sequence ATGAGCCTTGCCCTCGTTCAAAGCCGCGCCCTGCTCGGGCTGCATGCGCCGCAGGTCACGGTGGAGGTGCATCTGGCCAATGGCCTGCCCTGCTTCACGCTGGTGGGCTTGGCCGATGTCGAAGTCAAGGAAGCGCGCGAGCGCGTGCGCAGCGCGCTGATCAATGCCGGGCTCGAATTTCCCGGCAACAAGCGCATCACCGTCAATCTCGCGCCTGCCGACCTGCCCAAGGATTCGGGGCGCTTCGATCTCCCCATTGCCATCGGCATCCTGGCCGCCAGCGGCCAGATCGACGCGCAGCGGCTTGCCGGCTGGGAGTTCGCGGGCGAACTGTCGCTGTCGGGCGAGCTGCGGCCGGTGCGCGGCGCGCTGGCCACCAGCCTGGCGCTGCACCAGCAGCGCGAGCAGGTGCTGCAGGTGCTGCCGCCGGGCAGCGCCGAGGAGGCGGCCTGGGTGCCCGAGGCGCAGGTGTTCTGCGCGCGCCATCTGCTGGACGTGGTGCAGGCCTTTGTGCCGCGCCACGCGGACGACGAGGATGCGGCATCCGCCGGCTGGCAGCGCATGCCTTGCCAGCCGCGCGAGACCCATGCAGGCAATGCCGAGATGGCCGAGGTCAAGGGCCAGGCGCAGGCCAAGCGCGCGCTGGAGATCGCGGCGGCGGGCGCGCACAGCCTGCTGCTGATCGGCCCGCCGGGCGCGGGCAAGTCGATGCTGGCCCAGCGCTTTGCCGACCTGCTGCCGCCGATGTCGGTCGACGAGGCGCTGCAGACCGCGGCGCTAGCCAGCCTCAGCGGGCGCTTCGATGCGCGGCGCTGGGCGCAGCGGCCCACGGCCAGCCCGCACCACACGGCCAGCGCCGTGGCGCTGGTCGGCGGCGGCTCGCCGCCGCGCCCGGGCGAGATCTCGCTGGCGCACCACGGGGTGCTGTTCCTCGATGAATTCCCCGAGTTCAGCCGCGCCGCGCTGGAAGCCCTGCGCGAGCCGCTGGAGACCGGCCGCATCAGCATCGCGCGCGCCGCGCAGCGCGCCGAGTTTCCCGCGCGCTTCCAGCTGGTGGCGGCGATGAACCCCTGCCCCTGCGGCTTCTGGGGCTCGGCGCTGCGGCGCTGCCGCTGCACGCCCGACCAGGTGGCGCGCTACCAGGGCAAGCTCAGCGGCCCGCTGCTCGACCGCATCGACCTGCATGTCGAAGTGCCGGCGCTGCCCGCGGCGCAGCTGCTGGCGGCGGCGCCCGCCGAAACCACGGCGCAGATCCGCGCGCGCGTGGCAAAGGCCCATGCCGCGGCGCTGCGGCGCCAGGGCGCGCCCAACCAGCAGCTGCAGGGCCGCGCCATCGACCAGCACCTGCGGCTGGCATCCGCGGCCAGCGATTTCGTGCAGGCCGCCGCCGCGCGCCTGGGCTGGTCGGGGCGCAGCCTGCACCGCGTGCTCAAGGTGGCGCGCACGATTGCCGATCTGGCGGACAGCGCCGGCATCGAGACGCCGCATGTGGCGGAGGCGGTGCAGTACCGGCGGGCGCTGCTGCAGGCGCAGTAG
- a CDS encoding SDR family NAD(P)-dependent oxidoreductase, translating into MERFAREVVIVTGAGRGIGLAIAQRFMDEGAYVAIADNQAEVLEQAQNTLGHRERLLAMVCDVSSAQDAQRLAQQTLQRFGPVGVLVNNAGISPKHAGVKAPIAEMDEAEWRQVLDINLTGAFLCSQACLEQMKGRGFGRIVNIASQAGRTRTDIAGAHYAASKAGMMGLTRVLATEHGRDGITANAIAPGRIESAMAAAAGAAVNAAYLERIPVGRLGTPQDIAAAAAFLASREAGFISGATLDVNGGTFMI; encoded by the coding sequence ATGGAACGTTTTGCACGCGAGGTGGTGATTGTGACTGGCGCGGGGCGGGGCATCGGCCTGGCCATCGCGCAGCGTTTCATGGACGAGGGCGCCTATGTGGCCATCGCGGACAACCAGGCCGAGGTACTGGAGCAGGCCCAGAACACCCTGGGCCACCGGGAGCGCCTGCTCGCCATGGTGTGCGACGTGTCCAGCGCGCAGGATGCGCAACGGCTGGCGCAGCAGACGCTGCAACGCTTCGGGCCCGTCGGCGTGCTGGTCAACAACGCCGGCATCTCGCCCAAGCATGCGGGCGTCAAGGCGCCCATCGCCGAAATGGACGAGGCCGAATGGCGCCAGGTGCTGGACATCAATCTCACAGGCGCGTTCCTGTGCTCGCAGGCCTGCCTGGAACAGATGAAGGGGCGCGGATTCGGGCGCATCGTCAACATCGCCTCGCAGGCCGGGCGCACGCGCACCGACATTGCCGGCGCGCATTACGCCGCCTCCAAGGCCGGCATGATGGGCCTGACCCGGGTGCTGGCCACCGAGCATGGCCGCGACGGCATCACCGCCAACGCCATCGCGCCGGGCCGCATCGAGAGCGCCATGGCGGCTGCCGCCGGCGCCGCGGTCAACGCCGCCTATCTGGAACGCATTCCCGTCGGCCGGCTCGGCACGCCGCAGGACATCGCCGCTGCCGCCGCCTTCCTGGCCAGCCGGGAAGCCGGCTTCATCAGCGGCGCCACGCTCGACGTCAACGGCGGCACCTTCATGATCTAA